The DNA segment AAAAATTGATCGATATGCTCAAGGTCTTCATCAATGTTTAAAAATTCGGACCATTTTTCCGGCGTCCGATTAAAATGACACAGCAGCTCAAATACGGTCATATGAATCGACGACATCGGCATCATCGAAAACTTATGGGCACAAGATAGCTTTTGATAGGCAGCTTGTATCTCTTTAATCTTTTCGATGACTTTAGTGTCTTCATATAAG comes from the Litoribacterium kuwaitense genome and includes:
- a CDS encoding DUF1868 domain-containing protein, producing MIQFTDAVGSTKKFNEEGRLKWFPGNTIVCNLYEDTKVIEKIKEIQAAYQKLSCAHKFSMMPMSSIHMTVFELLCHFNRTPEKWSEFLNIDEDLEHIDQF